The following are encoded in a window of Methanobrevibacter ruminantium M1 genomic DNA:
- a CDS encoding NADAR family protein produces MVDEIDRFDGKYLFLSNFYICDVEYDGILYPHTEAAFHAQKVFDDETKMKFTNVTPKQSKRLGRKVKLREDWNEVKDNIMYEVCKAKFEQNPDIRKLLLETGDATLIEGNTWNDQYWGVCRGKGRNQLGKTLMRIREELRE; encoded by the coding sequence ATGGTAGATGAAATAGACAGATTCGATGGAAAATACCTGTTTTTAAGTAATTTTTATATTTGTGACGTTGAATATGATGGAATACTTTATCCTCACACAGAGGCAGCATTTCATGCTCAAAAGGTCTTCGATGATGAGACTAAAATGAAATTTACTAATGTCACTCCAAAGCAATCGAAAAGATTGGGTCGTAAGGTAAAATTGCGTGAAGATTGGAATGAAGTCAAGGACAATATAATGTATGAAGTCTGTAAGGCTAAATTTGAACAGAATCCAGACATTCGTAAATTATTGCTTGAAACTGGCGATGCAACCTTGATTGAAGGAAACACTTGGAATGATCAATATTGGGGTGTTTGCAGAGGAAAGGGCAGAAACCAGTTAGGAAAGACTTTAATGAGAATTAGAGAGGAATTAAGAGAATAA
- a CDS encoding MFS transporter, whose product MPLILVAFASFIIALDATFMNVSISPLVIDLNTDVGTIQTIISFYTLITASLMLISSKMQDVFGKKKIFLTGALVYGLGAFIASISQNAIMLFIGWSLLEGIGGALMTPATISIISGTYDGQMRTTALAISSAIVGIAAAIGPLFGGVVTTFLSWRYGFVFELLIILIIFIFRKRIPNFASTASKKDLDITGSLLSAIGLILLVLGVLMISGKTIGLSIGLIIASIIVLIGFGLFEKRRKANGKMPLFDVSLLKDRNLSRGTLIRLITAIAMGGSLFSISIYLQTVLKLSAFNTGIVLLPLTFGMLIFSIMAPKFAIRLSHKYAMIIGFSIAIVGCLLLSYQFTLTTRFIDLLPGMFIYGAGLGFPMALSVDTALINTPPESQSSASGFVSTGQSLGMSMGTAIIGIILIVGAVGGMHDAINTYAPDKVTNQEFHDNVQGYFEKLGNVNTTELKHENSLKEKIVSKVVQDAMRLVMYVTALLLAIGGALTFTLKKQKIKG is encoded by the coding sequence ATGCCATTAATCCTAGTGGCTTTTGCATCATTTATTATAGCTCTTGATGCCACATTCATGAATGTATCAATATCCCCACTTGTTATTGACTTAAACACAGATGTTGGAACCATACAAACCATAATCAGTTTTTATACCTTGATTACAGCTTCATTGATGCTTATAAGCTCAAAGATGCAGGATGTCTTTGGAAAGAAAAAGATATTCCTAACTGGAGCATTGGTCTACGGCTTAGGAGCATTCATTGCCTCAATCAGCCAAAATGCAATAATGCTCTTTATCGGATGGTCACTATTGGAAGGTATTGGCGGAGCATTGATGACACCTGCTACAATATCAATCATAAGTGGAACATATGACGGCCAGATGCGTACAACAGCCCTTGCAATCTCAAGCGCAATCGTCGGAATTGCAGCAGCTATCGGACCATTGTTTGGAGGTGTTGTAACCACATTCCTATCCTGGAGATATGGATTTGTATTTGAACTATTAATTATTCTTATAATATTTATCTTCCGCAAGAGAATTCCAAACTTTGCATCAACTGCAAGCAAAAAGGATTTGGACATTACAGGATCCCTTCTCTCAGCCATAGGATTAATATTGCTTGTCTTAGGAGTTTTAATGATTTCAGGAAAGACAATCGGATTAAGCATAGGCCTAATCATTGCGAGCATAATCGTGCTAATTGGATTTGGACTCTTTGAAAAGAGAAGGAAGGCAAATGGAAAGATGCCTTTATTTGATGTAAGCCTCTTAAAGGATAGAAATCTATCCCGCGGCACATTGATTAGACTTATAACTGCAATTGCAATGGGAGGCTCATTGTTTTCAATATCAATCTACCTTCAGACAGTTCTCAAGCTCTCTGCATTCAATACAGGGATTGTCCTATTGCCTCTCACCTTTGGAATGCTTATATTTTCAATAATGGCACCGAAATTCGCAATCAGACTAAGCCATAAATATGCAATGATAATCGGTTTTTCAATTGCTATTGTGGGATGCCTCCTTTTAAGCTATCAGTTTACACTAACTACAAGATTCATCGATCTCCTTCCAGGGATGTTTATCTATGGTGCAGGACTTGGTTTTCCAATGGCATTAAGCGTAGATACAGCACTTATAAACACCCCTCCCGAAAGCCAAAGCAGTGCATCAGGATTTGTAAGCACAGGACAAAGTCTGGGAATGTCTATGGGAACTGCAATCATTGGAATCATCCTAATCGTTGGAGCAGTTGGAGGAATGCATGATGCAATAAATACCTATGCTCCAGATAAGGTCACAAACCAAGAATTCCATGATAATGTGCAGGGCTACTTTGAAAAATTAGGAAATGTTAATACAACAGAGCTTAAGCATGAAAACAGCCTAAAGGAAAAGATTGTGAGCAAGGTCGTACAGGATGCTATGAGATTGGTAATGTATGTGACTGCATTGCTGCTTGCAATAGGAGGAGCATTGACTTTTACCTTAAAAAAACAAAAAATAAAAGGATAA
- a CDS encoding ABC1 kinase family protein, giving the protein MGNKEEKKAARQRFDEIIGVAKRHHLAKLLTNNEDDEDFEVSDLRYAMEELGPAFIKLGQLLATRPDMVGNDIADDLKLLRDNTPATPFEEMRKVIEGELGKPLEEVYSEFNEEPLGSASIGQVYRATLKESGMEVAVKVQKPGIYDVIVPDVKILNNLAGTVDKHVSGSRTYNLPAMAKEFERSIFKELDYMEEVRNINKITNNFKDVEYIKIPEVYPEYCSSKLINMELIDGYEVTDLFDNEIEGINNTEIAQYGTQSYLKQVLIDGFFHADPHPGNLFVTKDAKLCYIDFGMMGVVNDTFRSNFAQLILLLLDGNSHHLINQLLYMNIISPEQNTDEFREDVDDLLNSYIGVDLDQMDGIFDNLMNVMINHNIILPREFIMIGRGILLIEDAGNRLDPHFNLTAELEEFAKKMIRTKFEPGNLVGGGFNYIVEIEHLLKDLPDRLNSTLDKVEKGELELNMNHTGLDDLKNQLSIALIVSALLVGSSIAILADKGPKVWDISAIGFFGFLFSAILGAYLVIKYIRK; this is encoded by the coding sequence ATGGGAAATAAAGAAGAAAAGAAAGCTGCAAGACAACGTTTTGATGAGATCATCGGCGTTGCAAAAAGACACCACTTAGCAAAGCTATTAACAAATAACGAAGACGATGAAGACTTTGAAGTTTCAGACCTAAGATATGCAATGGAAGAGCTAGGTCCTGCATTCATCAAATTAGGTCAGCTTTTAGCTACAAGGCCCGATATGGTAGGAAATGATATTGCAGATGACTTAAAGCTTTTAAGGGACAACACTCCAGCAACTCCTTTTGAAGAAATGAGAAAGGTCATTGAAGGAGAGCTTGGAAAGCCATTGGAAGAAGTATACTCTGAATTCAATGAAGAACCATTAGGCTCTGCATCAATCGGCCAGGTATATAGGGCAACATTAAAGGAAAGCGGCATGGAAGTTGCAGTAAAGGTTCAAAAGCCTGGAATCTATGACGTAATCGTACCGGATGTAAAGATCTTGAATAACCTAGCTGGAACTGTAGACAAACATGTATCCGGTTCAAGAACCTATAACTTACCTGCAATGGCTAAGGAATTTGAAAGGTCAATATTCAAGGAATTGGACTATATGGAAGAAGTAAGAAACATCAATAAGATAACAAATAACTTTAAGGATGTTGAATACATTAAGATACCTGAAGTCTATCCTGAATACTGCAGTTCAAAGCTCATAAACATGGAGCTCATTGACGGATACGAAGTTACAGACCTTTTCGACAATGAGATTGAAGGCATCAACAATACAGAAATTGCCCAATATGGAACCCAATCCTACCTAAAGCAAGTATTGATTGACGGATTCTTCCATGCAGACCCACACCCAGGTAACCTCTTTGTAACAAAGGATGCTAAGCTTTGCTACATCGACTTTGGTATGATGGGAGTGGTAAACGACACATTCAGATCAAACTTCGCCCAATTGATATTGCTCCTATTGGATGGAAACTCACACCATTTAATCAATCAATTGCTCTATATGAATATCATCTCCCCAGAACAGAACACTGACGAGTTCAGGGAAGATGTTGATGACCTCTTAAACAGCTACATAGGCGTAGACCTTGATCAAATGGATGGAATATTCGATAACCTTATGAATGTAATGATCAACCACAATATTATCCTTCCAAGGGAATTCATCATGATCGGAAGAGGAATATTGCTCATTGAAGATGCAGGAAACAGATTAGACCCTCACTTCAACCTTACAGCCGAACTTGAAGAATTCGCTAAGAAAATGATTAGGACCAAATTCGAGCCTGGAAACCTTGTAGGCGGAGGATTCAACTATATTGTAGAGATTGAACACTTATTAAAAGACTTGCCTGACAGGCTTAACAGCACCCTTGACAAGGTTGAAAAAGGTGAATTAGAATTAAATATGAACCACACAGGTCTCGATGACTTGAAAAACCAATTATCCATTGCATTGATTGTATCTGCATTGCTTGTAGGTTCTTCAATTGCAATTCTAGCAGACAAAGGTCCAAAAGTATGGGACATCTCTGCAATCGGATTCTTCGGATTCCTATTCAGCGCAATCCTTGGTGCATATTTAGTTATTAAGTACATTAGAAAATAA
- a CDS encoding DUF2120 domain-containing protein translates to MSEILPKITGQIIGHFNAFKGSRPAFHGEHTLIVRGISRDKIEIEEMEPKLAELEDILKAREVDVLSDAGKNFVEKVDSYIRDAESIDTAPDSGGLLRMKEQLETMGLHVEYKLFLMPYAGAFVAIWKDKSGFGPLYVEVTASEREETDNDMK, encoded by the coding sequence ATGTCAGAAATATTACCAAAAATTACAGGACAAATAATAGGACATTTCAATGCATTTAAAGGATCAAGACCAGCATTTCATGGTGAACACACCCTCATTGTAAGAGGAATAAGCCGTGACAAGATTGAAATAGAAGAAATGGAACCTAAATTAGCAGAGCTTGAAGACATTCTTAAGGCAAGAGAAGTTGATGTATTATCTGATGCAGGTAAAAACTTTGTAGAAAAAGTAGATTCATATATAAGAGATGCAGAATCCATTGATACAGCCCCAGACAGTGGAGGGCTCCTTAGAATGAAAGAGCAATTAGAAACTATGGGATTGCATGTGGAATACAAGCTATTCTTAATGCCATATGCTGGAGCATTTGTAGCAATCTGGAAAGACAAATCTGGATTTGGTCCATTATATGTGGAAGTTACAGCATCTGAAAGGGAAGAGACTGATAATGATATGAAATAA
- a CDS encoding Ig-like domain-containing protein translates to MRINKSLLMISLLLISILAISAASAADDMVDADIDLASSEISEVSVDDVQATDKNVLSDADEVSVVTQNTPYNENATIDISVNGTLADDSTIKLFIDGEDKGDLNLSAEGKASYVIPASTLDVGKYFIEAVVHNGTSSFGGRSTLNITKVTPIVSVSDVTVKSGDYITIPFNVTDDKGKAIPGDVIVTIVWENDVISKHIKLNDNSSAGFNIADIIGIFGGNSTGNGTGTGIGDLFNRNGTNGTGNGTGIGDLFNRNGTNGTGNGTGIGDLFNRNGTNGTGNGTGIPGIGGNSTGNGTGNGTGDFDIASILAMLMGGGNNTGAKFAYVFEKGVYNVSVEYLSNRNYNGAINDTAKLTITPLEDVLINATIETAKNMSDNTTVSILLTDGYEKPIAGGEINVFLNGEDKGKVTANEEGKASIAFSNLLKGDYELLLNYKETNKTFDFFVNVERMGTVIEYEDMNTTSVNEKVDGRIGEYFQVTLKDNEGKALANRFVQIGFNGKIYNRTTDDKGQTKLQINLFYTGDYTFAVCYLGDDAYNASFIVAKIKVSKQTPKITTKDATYKADAKTKNIKVTLKSAKDNAIKDKKISVTVNGKTYTAKTDEKGVATVNVSLSKKGTYSFTAKYAGDSGYAQVSTKGILTLK, encoded by the coding sequence ATGAGAATTAATAAATCTTTATTAATGATCTCACTGCTTCTTATTTCAATTCTTGCTATAAGCGCAGCAAGTGCTGCAGATGACATGGTAGACGCAGATATTGACCTAGCAAGTTCAGAAATTAGTGAAGTAAGTGTAGATGATGTACAAGCTACAGATAAAAATGTTTTATCTGATGCAGATGAAGTTTCAGTAGTTACACAAAACACTCCTTACAATGAAAATGCAACTATTGATATCAGCGTCAACGGCACTTTAGCTGATGACAGCACCATAAAACTTTTCATTGACGGTGAAGACAAAGGAGATTTAAATCTATCAGCAGAAGGAAAAGCAAGTTATGTTATTCCAGCAAGCACTCTCGATGTAGGAAAATATTTCATTGAAGCAGTAGTACATAATGGAACTTCCTCATTTGGAGGCAGATCCACCCTCAACATTACTAAAGTCACTCCTATCGTAAGCGTTAGTGATGTAACTGTAAAAAGTGGAGATTATATAACCATTCCATTTAATGTAACTGATGACAAAGGTAAAGCAATCCCTGGAGATGTCATTGTAACAATAGTCTGGGAAAATGATGTAATAAGCAAACATATTAAACTAAACGACAATAGCTCTGCAGGATTTAATATTGCTGATATTATTGGAATATTTGGCGGAAACAGCACAGGTAACGGAACAGGAACTGGAATAGGTGACTTATTCAACAGAAACGGAACCAACGGAACTGGAAACGGAACCGGAATAGGTGACTTATTCAACAGAAACGGAACCAACGGAACTGGAAACGGAACCGGAATAGGTGACTTATTCAACAGAAACGGAACCAACGGAACTGGAAACGGAACAGGCATCCCAGGTATTGGCGGAAACAGCACAGGTAACGGAACTGGAAACGGAACCGGAGACTTCGATATTGCAAGCATTCTCGCAATGTTAATGGGAGGAGGCAATAATACCGGCGCTAAATTTGCATATGTCTTTGAAAAAGGAGTCTATAATGTAAGCGTTGAATACTTAAGCAACAGAAACTACAATGGAGCCATTAACGACACTGCAAAACTAACCATTACTCCTTTAGAAGATGTTTTAATCAATGCAACCATCGAAACTGCTAAAAACATGTCTGACAACACAACTGTATCCATCCTTTTAACCGACGGATATGAAAAACCAATAGCTGGCGGAGAAATCAATGTTTTCCTAAACGGTGAAGACAAAGGAAAAGTCACTGCCAATGAGGAAGGTAAAGCAAGCATTGCCTTTAGCAACTTACTTAAAGGTGACTATGAATTATTACTCAACTATAAAGAAACCAACAAAACCTTCGACTTCTTTGTAAATGTTGAAAGAATGGGAACCGTCATTGAATATGAAGACATGAACACCACCTCTGTAAACGAAAAAGTCGATGGCAGAATCGGTGAATACTTCCAAGTCACTTTAAAAGACAACGAAGGAAAAGCTTTAGCTAACAGATTCGTCCAAATCGGATTCAACGGTAAAATCTATAACAGAACCACCGATGATAAAGGACAAACCAAATTGCAAATCAACCTTTTCTACACTGGTGATTACACCTTTGCTGTATGTTACTTAGGAGATGACGCTTATAACGCATCATTCATTGTTGCAAAAATCAAAGTAAGCAAACAAACTCCAAAGATTACAACTAAAGATGCTACATACAAAGCAGATGCCAAAACCAAAAACATTAAGGTTACATTAAAATCTGCAAAAGACAATGCAATTAAAGATAAAAAGATCAGTGTAACTGTAAACGGCAAAACCTACACTGCTAAAACAGATGAAAAAGGTGTAGCAACTGTAAACGTAAGCTTATCTAAGAAAGGAACTTACAGCTTTACTGCAAAATATGCCGGTGACAGCGGATACGCTCAAGTCAGCACAAAAGGTATATTAACCTTAAAATAA
- the cofG gene encoding 7,8-didemethyl-8-hydroxy-5-deazariboflavin synthase subunit CofG has protein sequence MDLANSKRENTFVTYSKNVFIPITKICKNDCGYCAFKQSPDDPDATILLEKEEILATLKEAEKYGCKEALFTMGEDADEEPAVKIKLEKLGYENMPDYIYDICKMTVEETDLLPHTNAGNFSYEDMKKLKEYNISMGMMLENSSERLMNTIAHKKSPGKDPKIRLETIENAGKLNIAYTTGILIGIGETKEEIADSLLKIKELCDKYGHIQEVIIQNFTVSPGIEMESHEEPSLLDMVRTVAAAQLLFDEDVSVQVPPNLNYETSQIFLLCGTDDWGGVSPLSEDYVNPSSPWPTLERLEKLTNDAGYQLKERLAIYDKYINEKYIEKSYIN, from the coding sequence ATGGATTTAGCTAATTCCAAAAGGGAAAACACTTTCGTCACATATTCAAAAAATGTCTTTATCCCAATCACAAAGATATGTAAAAATGACTGTGGATACTGTGCATTCAAGCAAAGCCCAGATGATCCTGATGCAACCATATTGCTTGAAAAGGAAGAGATATTAGCCACTTTAAAGGAAGCAGAAAAATATGGCTGCAAAGAGGCATTGTTTACAATGGGAGAGGATGCAGATGAAGAACCTGCTGTAAAAATCAAGCTTGAGAAATTAGGCTATGAGAATATGCCAGATTACATTTATGACATCTGTAAAATGACAGTAGAGGAAACAGACCTTCTGCCACACACCAATGCTGGAAACTTCTCATATGAAGATATGAAAAAGCTTAAAGAATACAATATCTCTATGGGAATGATGCTGGAAAACTCATCAGAACGATTGATGAATACTATTGCCCATAAAAAGAGTCCTGGAAAAGATCCTAAAATACGTCTTGAAACTATAGAAAATGCAGGAAAACTTAATATTGCATATACAACTGGAATACTTATTGGAATCGGTGAAACAAAAGAAGAAATAGCTGATTCCCTACTTAAAATAAAGGAACTTTGTGATAAGTATGGGCATATTCAAGAGGTAATCATTCAAAACTTTACAGTAAGTCCTGGAATTGAAATGGAAAGCCATGAAGAGCCAAGCCTTTTAGATATGGTTAGAACCGTTGCAGCTGCACAATTGCTCTTTGATGAGGATGTTTCAGTTCAAGTGCCACCAAACCTCAACTATGAAACAAGCCAGATATTCCTTCTTTGCGGAACAGACGACTGGGGAGGAGTTTCTCCATTAAGTGAAGACTATGTAAATCCATCCTCACCATGGCCAACCCTTGAAAGGCTTGAAAAGCTAACAAACGATGCAGGATACCAGTTAAAGGAAAGGTTAGCCATTTATGATAAATATATTAATGAAAAATATATTGAAAAATCCTATATTAATTAG
- a CDS encoding radical SAM protein: MYKINVSNISRLRTYTDGDGVSTLIGSMGCPLRCAYCFNPFSWDGSLEPKTYAVDELYEEVKRDNIYFLSTGGGLVFGGGEPLLYHEFIKEFIKKYKSTGWKFTLETSLSVKKDILRDIIDYIDFFIVDTKDMNKNRYELYTKGDYELFLSNLKFLIDKVGSDGIRVRVPKIPKLNTVDDVKTNYRTLKDMGFSNIDVFNYVEIAKHRKISRVALENKKDFDERLYENKIKFVEDYILSEIMLKVPPILDFHIKKFPNSFNKKFEFLFEYDSIFNDDLFFLKEVVISKLQECYDYLDLKYGFFVIFYPVGYLENRLDDSCFDLSIMNNLVKSFEGLDEIDKEKHALELWEENKWEYIEFKYFCHDLNHLKNFYVNFKDHGYKLDSKYILSNAYDVCPSDFVVHINLRKTGKTYNIVEEDYSTHLLVQKFDKDMNLISQSIFEKGI; this comes from the coding sequence ATGTATAAAATAAATGTTTCAAATATTTCACGATTAAGGACTTATACTGACGGGGATGGTGTTTCAACTTTAATTGGGTCCATGGGTTGTCCTTTAAGATGTGCATATTGTTTCAATCCTTTTTCTTGGGACGGTTCCCTTGAACCTAAAACTTATGCTGTTGATGAATTATATGAAGAAGTTAAAAGAGACAATATCTATTTTTTATCAACTGGCGGAGGCTTGGTTTTTGGTGGAGGGGAGCCATTGCTCTATCATGAATTTATCAAGGAATTTATTAAGAAATATAAATCAACCGGTTGGAAATTCACATTGGAAACATCACTTTCAGTTAAAAAGGATATTTTAAGGGATATTATTGACTATATTGATTTTTTTATAGTTGATACAAAGGATATGAATAAAAATAGGTATGAATTATATACAAAAGGAGATTATGAATTATTCTTATCAAACTTAAAATTTCTTATTGATAAAGTTGGATCTGATGGGATTAGAGTTCGGGTTCCTAAAATTCCTAAGTTAAATACCGTAGATGATGTTAAAACAAATTATCGGACTCTTAAAGATATGGGCTTTTCTAATATAGATGTCTTTAATTATGTGGAGATTGCTAAACACAGAAAAATCTCTCGTGTTGCTCTGGAAAATAAAAAAGATTTTGATGAAAGGCTATATGAAAATAAGATTAAATTTGTAGAGGATTATATCTTATCTGAGATTATGCTTAAGGTTCCTCCGATTTTGGATTTTCATATAAAGAAATTCCCAAATTCCTTTAATAAAAAATTTGAATTCTTATTTGAATACGATTCTATATTTAATGACGACCTGTTCTTTTTAAAGGAAGTCGTTATTTCTAAATTACAGGAGTGTTATGATTATTTGGATTTAAAATATGGCTTCTTTGTAATTTTTTACCCTGTTGGTTATTTGGAAAATAGATTAGATGATTCTTGTTTTGATTTGAGTATTATGAATAATCTAGTAAAATCTTTTGAAGGTTTAGATGAAATTGATAAGGAAAAACATGCATTGGAGTTATGGGAAGAAAATAAATGGGAATATATTGAATTTAAGTATTTCTGTCATGATTTAAATCATTTAAAAAATTTTTATGTTAATTTTAAAGATCATGGCTATAAATTAGATTCAAAATATATTTTATCAAATGCGTATGATGTTTGTCCATCTGATTTTGTAGTCCATATTAATCTTAGAAAAACTGGTAAGACTTATAATATAGTCGAAGAAGATTATTCAACACATCTTCTTGTTCAGAAATTTGATAAGGATATGAATCTAATTTCTCAAAGCATTTTTGAAAAGGGAATATAA
- a CDS encoding zinc ribbon domain-containing protein yields the protein MENFENQKFCQSCAMPMTEELYGTNADGSKNDEYCIYCFKDGEFTSDMTMEEMMNFCIEKMVEVHPEMDKEEASKMMNEVFPMLKRWAKD from the coding sequence ATGGAAAATTTCGAAAATCAAAAGTTTTGTCAATCTTGTGCAATGCCTATGACTGAAGAACTCTATGGAACCAATGCAGACGGTTCTAAAAACGATGAGTACTGCATCTATTGCTTTAAGGATGGTGAATTCACTTCAGATATGACTATGGAAGAAATGATGAATTTCTGCATTGAAAAGATGGTAGAGGTTCATCCGGAGATGGACAAGGAAGAAGCTTCTAAAATGATGAATGAAGTATTTCCTATGTTAAAAAGATGGGCTAAGGATTAA
- a CDS encoding glycosyltransferase has protein sequence MNVLVCSMSAMAETAGPYGRARALVEALKASGIDVATCMAEDINYKPIDGIKNYYLNVPMPLGLPKPIATRTFPIAQKLGIIERKNVGSFEDVLHFTGNIDYKYLCESVANIRKAINDFNPDIIYSEFNISAILASKLENKRLYATISYPTQTEYASNPKYAKGLKKFLRENNLPDVNSSLDLFNWADKSFVPSIYELEPIDKDNVTFCGTWKNLNEGSVFKENDENMDSTDERNAILVYMGSGTISPNKMFKEIKDAFIGTEYQVYIASLGLEKSDFDNIHIDKRWDFSKLLNESVLFINHGGQNSVVDGFIYGVPQLICPGRVFERIYNGKSVEKVDAGKILEITDFKGEIIKSESEKIIKDDSFRNNSKSIGDKLKSLNGIDLIIDSIKKG, from the coding sequence ATGAACGTATTAGTTTGTTCTATGTCAGCTATGGCTGAAACTGCAGGTCCTTATGGGAGAGCTAGAGCTCTTGTTGAAGCTTTAAAGGCATCTGGTATTGATGTAGCTACTTGCATGGCGGAAGACATTAATTATAAGCCAATCGATGGGATAAAAAATTATTATTTGAATGTTCCTATGCCTCTTGGACTTCCTAAGCCAATTGCAACTAGGACCTTTCCTATTGCACAGAAATTGGGAATCATTGAAAGGAAGAATGTAGGAAGCTTTGAAGATGTTCTCCATTTTACCGGAAACATTGACTATAAGTATTTGTGTGAAAGTGTGGCTAATATAAGAAAGGCAATCAATGACTTCAATCCTGACATAATTTACTCTGAATTTAATATCTCTGCAATATTGGCTTCTAAACTTGAAAATAAGAGATTATATGCAACTATAAGCTATCCTACACAAACTGAATATGCTTCTAATCCCAAATATGCTAAAGGACTAAAGAAGTTTTTAAGAGAAAATAATCTTCCAGATGTTAATTCCTCATTGGATCTTTTTAATTGGGCGGATAAGTCATTTGTTCCAAGCATTTATGAATTGGAGCCAATCGATAAGGATAATGTGACTTTCTGTGGAACTTGGAAGAATCTTAATGAAGGCTCTGTCTTTAAGGAAAATGATGAAAATATGGATTCTACAGATGAGAGGAATGCAATTTTAGTCTATATGGGAAGTGGGACTATATCTCCAAACAAGATGTTTAAAGAAATCAAAGATGCATTTATTGGAACAGAATATCAAGTTTATATTGCATCTCTTGGACTTGAGAAGTCAGATTTTGATAATATTCATATTGATAAGCGCTGGGATTTCTCCAAGCTTTTAAATGAATCTGTTCTCTTTATCAATCATGGAGGTCAAAACAGTGTGGTTGATGGATTTATTTATGGAGTTCCTCAATTGATTTGTCCTGGAAGAGTCTTTGAACGGATTTATAATGGAAAATCAGTTGAAAAGGTTGATGCAGGTAAAATATTGGAAATTACTGATTTTAAAGGGGAGATTATCAAATCTGAAAGTGAAAAAATCATTAAGGATGACTCTTTTAGGAATAATTCCAAATCAATCGGAGATAAGTTAAAATCACTAAATGGTATTGATTTGATTATAGATTCTATCAAGAAAGGCTAA